The genomic stretch GATCAGCATGAATACAAGCACCAGGGCAAGGTAAATCGGCAGCGTATGGAGTATGGTAAACACGTAGAATGCCCCCGCCACAACCAGCAGAAGCAACACAATGACAAATGGGATGGAGATATAGAAATAGACTGACAGGATGGTGATCACTGCCCGATAGATGGAGCGCAGCCTGCGTTCTTTGGGGCTGATCTTTAACGCCAGGTCGTACTGAGAGGTAGCTACCGTCTTCAACGTGGCTTTACTCAGCATCGCCCCGGCTAAAAACAGGAAAACGAAGCCGAAGAACCACAACCCCATAGCGAATACACCAAGGCGTACCAGCCGGATAACCAGGGCATATTTCGATATGCCGCTATCCAGGGTCGATTGAACAGCAACAGATGAAAAGCCCAGTTTTTTAGAAAGTAGCAATTCTCTCTCGGCTTTTTCCCATTTTCCATCATTTGCAGCCAGCAAGCCTGCCTCATAATGGCCGAGGGGATTGTCAGGTGCTACCTGCAACAAGCGCTCATCCGCCTGGCGCATTACCTCAATATCAGTTACCGCAGATGCCGACAGCAGCCAGGCAACCACCGCCTGCTCATCTTCCGGGATGAGCTGCACAGCTTGTGAGGCCAGGTCGAAGGCTTCCTGGTAGTCATAAGGTCCTGCTCGTTGAAGCAGGACCATCGCCAGGGCACTCTGGTTGTATCCATCTTGCTCGAGGGCCAGGGCCTTCTGCATCAGCTCAATAGCACGGTCAATGTTACTGTCATTCGACTCAAGATAGCCCAAGCGGCGATAGGCGGTGGCAAAATCGGGAGCCATTTCAAGCACTTGTTGGTAGAGCTGCTTGGCCTGGGCGTAATCACCAGCATCCATGGCTATGGTTGCCTGGCGATAGATGGGTACCGCCTCAGAATCCATCTGCTCTAGCTGGGCTTCTATGCGCTGTTCAAGGACTGGATCGCGCCCCGATGCCGGGGTGGATGTTGGGGTCGCCCCTGAGATATACGAGCAGGCTGATAAAGCCAATCCCATGAGCAGGATGAAAACCAGGAGAAGCCCGAGTAGTCTTTTCTTATGCACGATCATTGTCTCCTTGTAAATCTGGATAACGGTAAAAACCTGGGGTAAGTGAAGTGATTATTCGATAGATGTGCCTATGCCATCGTCCTGGATCAGTGGACCATTTTGCTACGGTAGCACTACTTTGTAGCCCAAGAATTAGCATAATGTTTCGGCGACCTGCGAATTATATACCCACTGGCAGGATTGTAGGAAATTACCCCAGTTTATTATTATCATCATAAGGTTTTGACGAAGGCTAGTGAAGCTCTGAGGCCCTGATCGGAAAACAATCTCACATCTCAGGCTATAATTCTGGTATGACCAAGCTCCCCACCCTGGATGCCCATGCCCACCTCAACCCCAAGCGCACGAGCACAGAGCTAACCGATATCGGGGCAGTGCTGGCGATGACCCTCTCGCTGGAGGAAGCCGAACTGGTTACCCGGCGGAGCGAACCCCTGCTGGCTTGGGGGGTGGGCTGCCACCCGCGCAAGCTGAAATCCCAACAAGCGTTCGACCCCGAGCGGTTCGAGCAACTGGCCATGAATTGCGCCGTCATTGGGGAGATTGGCCTGGATGAGGCCTACGCCGTGCCGCTTGACCTGCATCTAAGCACATTACGCACTGCCCTGGGCTTCGCCGCTGAGCACCCCCGCATCGTCAGCCTGCATAGTTATCGATCAACCTCCTTGATGCTGGAGGAGCTGAAACGCACTCCCGTGATCGCACCCATCCTGCACTGGTGGACCGGTACGACCGCTGAGACCCGCCAGGCAGTGGAGCTGGGCTGCTATTTCTCGGTCCACTCAGCCGTGGCACGCCACAGCATCTTCCGCACCCAGGTGCCGCTCGAACGCTTGCTGGTGGAGAGCGATCATGGCTGGGCTGACCCACCGGGAGCCATCCCACACCGCGTCATCTGGGTGGAATACCTACTGTCTGCTAACCTCAGGATGCCTGTTCAGGAAATCAGGCAGCTGGTCTGGCTGAATTTTGCTGAGCTGGTGAGGCAGACAGCCACAATAGACCTGTTACCGTCCTCGATCAGTCAACTTGTAAAGATGGCGTCTTCTCAGGTGGTCACCCAGCCGATTAATTGGACTGTGACTAATTCACCTGAGCCAAAATAGCAGGAGAACCGGCACAGGAGCTTTAAGGTGGATGTTAAAAAACGAGAGCTTTTGACATCCAGGGTAAATTTCTCTCAAATTTGCAGGAAGACATCTATATAATAAATCCAATCCAGGGACATCGACTTATCATTCGCAATCGGGTTACAATAGACCAATATGCAATGATATCCGAATGGTTCAGAAGCAATAAAGGAACCCAACATGGATGACACACGGTATACCCAAAACACGGCAGGTGTAATGGCTTATCCCAAGCAAGGTTCGGTAAACCGGGTATTATTCAAGACTCCCCTGATCTGGTGGCGGATGGGCCTGGGCAGCCTGTTGGGCCCCGCAATGATAGTCCTGACGACATGGGGACGAAAAAGCCACCAGCCTCGCCATACGATGCTTTCTTACACGCCCATAGAGGGTTGCATCTACATTGGTGCTGGATGGGGAGAACGCAGCCATTGGTACCAGAACCTATTAGCCGACCCGCATGTCACCGTCCAGGTGTGGTCAGAGCGGGTGACCGGAAGCAAGCGAGAAGTGGTACTCCCTGCCTTAGCACGCCGTGTCACCGATGAAGCTGAGTTTCGGCGCATCGCAGAACGTTTATTTGAAACTGGTGGAGATTCGCATTTCAAACCCTGGCTGAGATCATATGGAATTGCTTATGACCTTGAAGACATGCTTGCCAAACGCGACCGCCTCCACCAGGTTGCATTGGATTATCAGCCAATCGTGCCAGGGAGCAAATACCCAGACAACAGCTACCCAACGGCCATGGAAACTGACCTCAGATGGGTGTGGGCAGCCCTAGCTGGATCGTTCGCGGTTGGATGGCTGCTCGGCAGTCGGAGAAAGTAGGAAGGATCATGGAAAACATCATCCATACTATCGATATCTCCAACGTCGACCGTTATGGGTTTTTCTGCTATAAAAGCAAACGAAAATCCAGCGGCTATCGCCATAAGCGCGACTGGCTGAGCAGCAGCATGGCCGAGGGGCTGCACATTAAGATGATCTATGAAGAATCTCACTCGGCAGGTTTTGTGGAATATGCCCCTGGAGAAGCCACCTGGCGGGTGGTCAACGCCCCGGGCTACCTGGTCATCCATTGTATGTGGGTGGTGGGCAGCGGGCAGGGCAAAGGCTATGGCGCCCGCCTGCTGGACCAGCTGGTCAGTGAAGCTCAGAATAAGGGGATGTACGGCGTCACCGTGGTAAGCAGTGCCAGCACCTGGCTGGCCAAGAAGGAGTTTTTCCTGCACCATGGCTTCGAGGTGGTCGACCAGGCTCCTCCATCCTTTGAGCTGCTGGTAAAGCGCTTCGGGCAGGGTGCATTGCCTAGCTTTCCGCAGGATTGGGAGAGCCGGCTCAAGCGCATCCCCAAGGGACTGGTGGTGTACCATTCCGGCCAATGCCCCTACCTCGATATGTTCGTCAACTCACTAGAAAATACCGCCACCCAGATGGGCATTGCGATCCAGACCATTGAATTAAAGACCAGCCGAGAAGCACGCGCACTCTCACCCTCCGCCTACGGAGTTTTCGGCGTGGTATACGATGGTCAGTTGCTCTCCGACCGGCCGATGGGAGGCAAAACCCTACGCGAATTCCTGGAGAAACCGAATGACTGATTATTATCGCAAAGTACCGGCTGAGATGCGCGAAAAATTCATGCGCTTCCGCCAGGAACACCCCGTTAAACAAGCTACTATCCATGGGACCCAATGGGAGTATATCTTGGGTGGTGATCCGGCTGGCCAGGCGTTGCTGCTCTTGCCCGGTGGCCTGGGAACGGCTGAATCAGCCTGGCGGATAATCCTCCAGCTGGACGGGCGACCTTACCGCCTGGTCTGCCCCAGCTACCCAGGTGAGCTGAGCAGCATGACCGCCCTGGCGGATGGGATTGCAGCAATACTGGAACAAGAAGGTATCCACCCCTGCTATGTCGTCGGCAGCGCCTATGGAAGTATGTTGGCCCAGGTATTTGTTCACCGGCATGCAGAAATGGTGAGCCGTTTGGTGCTGACCCATGCCTACCCGCCGGTGGCGAGCAGAGCCCGCAGTGTGGAACCAACCTTGAAAATCATCAGGTGGGTGCCCATGTCCATGGTCAGAAACATCCTGCGCACGCAGATGACCGGACGGTTGCCTGCAGATCCATCCCCCGAATTATTGCTCATCGCCGCCCAAATACGCGAGACCCTGGAAACGAGGGTAACCCGCCAAGCCGCCATGAGCACATATCTCCGCCTGGCGGATTTTGACAGGCAAGAATATACCTATACTGACCTGGAAAGCTGGGCGGGCCGGACGTTAATCATCCTGGCCGAAGAAGATCTCACCACTACCGATGACCTGCGCAACACCTTGATGGCATTTTACCCAGGGGCCAGCCTGCACATGTACAAAGGTAGCAGTAAGAGCACTGCCCTGCTTGAATCGGGGGAGTACCTGCAAGTAATGGAAGACTTTTTCGCAGGGAAGATGGACGGCAACCAGGTGGATGAAGGTGGTCAGGCTGCTACGTGCTGATGGCTGACATGGAGTGAACAGGATCATAACAGATGTAATTATCCCATTCGCTTTAAGCAGCCGCTATGACAAACAAAAAAAGGAACCCATTTAAGCTCAAAGATTTTCATAGCGTCGACCCCAAGCACATCGCCAGGCTGGAAGCTGTGGGGGTGAAAACCGCAGACCAGATTTTGAAGGCCGGGCGGACCTCACCGGGCCGATCAGATCTGGCAGCCAGGGCAGGCATCCCGCCAGAGGCTATCCTGGAGCTGGTAAAGCTCAGCGACCTGAGCCGGTTGCCAGGGGTGAAAGGTATCCGTGCCCGGCTGTATTATGCAGCTGGAGTGGATACCGTCGAGAAATTGGCAGGTTACGAGCCGGATGAGCTGCTTAGATTGACAAGTGAATACGTACACTGTACTGGTTTTCCTGGCATCGCCCCCCTGCCCAAGGAAGTCAGCTCGACGATCCTAAATGCCAGGAATCTGCCCAAGTTGGTGGAGTGGTAAAAAGCCCCTCCCCCGCTGAGTGGGCCAACGGGGGAGGTCTTGCCCTGGCTTTTGCCCCCCAAAGACTATCCTTCCTCGAAGGCAGCTTCCCCCTCAACACCTGCGCGGTTAGGTAGATGCAGACCAGACTGGTTGGCATGGATACGAGCCCAGGCAATTTCCAGGATTGTATTGATGAACGCGGAATAATCCAGGTGAGCGACCTCAGCGGAATTTGGCAGCCAGTATCCCGGTGCGATACCGGCAATTGGATTAAGTTCCAGCACATAGATGCTTCCATCTTCAGCTATACGCATATCGACCCGGCACCAATCCCTGCAGCCGAGCACCTTGAATGCCCTGATAGCTGTCTGTACTATCCTCCCGGCTAGCTCATGGCTGACGTCCGCTGGGCACATGGATTTTTTGGGTATGAGCTTCTGCTTGAGATCCTGCACGAATTCTCGGCCGAACCTGTCCTCTAGCAAGGGAAAAACTTCATCATCCGGGCAAAATGTCACGATGCCATAAGGGTCATCGAACTTCACTTCTGTGATCGGCAGGGTGTACGGATCCTGGTTTCCCAGCACACCAATGGTGAACTCTCTCCCGATGATGTATTTTTGTGCCATGGCTGGTTGCTGATATGTTTCGATCACATAAGCTATCTGTTCACGCAACGCAATTTCATTCTTGACCACTGATTTTCGCGACAGGCCCATCGATGAACCCTCGTGCAGCAATTTCACAATCAGTGGGTAGTCGTTCTCCAGGTGTATGTCTTCATTGGGCGTCTCAAAGACCTGATATGGAGGTACCAAGATACCCTGTGAATGGAGAAACTGGTTGGTAAGTGCCTTGTTCAAGCATAAAGCCAGGGTCAGCACACCTGACCCGGTATAAGGGATGTTGAAAAACTCGCAAATCGCTGGCACCTGTGATTCGCGACACTCTCCACGATGTCCTTCAACGAGATTGAAGACAATATCCGGACGGCTACCGGTTAACTTATCAACAAATTTTTCATCAGCTTCCAGAGGAATCACTTCGTGACCGCCCGCTTCTAATGCACGGGAAATGGCCATGATGGTTTCTTTTGTGTCGAACTCGGCTAACGTATCCAGGGGAGAGCCGTCGATGAAATTCAGGTCGATTAGATCGTAAGCGAGACCAACTTTTGCCATGTCCCGATTCCTCCTATTCGATGCTCAGATTTTGACAAATGAACCATGGTAAAACACCATTAAGAATATCGATCGAAGCGCGCCTGTAAGCGACACTCACCTTGAGGTAGATAGCCAAGCTTACGGGCCAACGCAATCGTAGCTAGATCACCTTCAGCACAATTCCAGTAGGTGTGATAGCCATGCTGCTCTACCTCCATCAGCAGGCGATTGCAGGTGAGGGTGGCGTACCCTTTGCGGCGATGGCTTGCGTGTGTGGCAGCCGCGACCTGGCAACAACCATGCGCAGCTGGCCCGGCAAAGGCTTCGCTGAGTACTTCACCAGCATGAGTGAGGCAAAGTCCAAACCCTTTCCGTAAAGCTTGCTGGGCATTCCCATACATAGATAAGTATAAATCCTTTGCGAAACACTGTTCGATGAGTTTCAGGTCCATCCTCTGCAGCTCACAGCCCTCAGGCACGCTGCAGAAAAATTGCAAGCCATGCTGAGGCAAGCGCTCACTGAAATCGAGCCTGGTGTGAAGATAATCCGGCCGGTGCGGTAACAGTTGCCAGCGCGGGTCGCCAGGACGCATGGTTACCACGATATTCCCCATGTGACGCAAGCGGCCAAACAGGCGACGCATGGAAGGCCGGTATACTTCACCACCCAGATACATGTTTCCGAAAGCCACTTCATGAACAACCACCCAGGTAGGTTCTTGCAAGCTATCCGTGAAGATGTGCCCGCAAGCATCACCATTCATAACCGCTAAACACCCTACCAAGGTTGCCTCTAGTGGATCAAAAAATGAATGATGCAAGGGAGACACTAGCTTTGGATCGATCTGGATGATACTCCGTTTTTTCTCCATGGTGCTCACTTCCTTGTGCAATCCAATTTTGCAGAAATCTTGGCTTTCCAGCTCATTTGCACTGATTTTTACACAAAAAGACTGCCAACAAAAGCACCTTTACTGCCAAAAAACGCCATTTTTGATGATTGTAATAAAGATAAATGCTTACACATCTGGATTTTTAGATAATGTAATATCTATATCCGGATGCCCTATATAAACACCATGCAAACTTGTTGATGCCCAGGCAATCACTTTTTGATCGCTGAGCTCATCTTATGATACTTCTTTGAATAGAAACTCAGAGACTGATTTTGTTCCAGGCCAGCAGGCGGTACTCCCTCTCCGTCTGATAGCCTAACCGGCGAGCCAGGGCTACGGAAGGCAGGTTTTGCTTGGCGCAGTTCCAGTACGTGTTGAAGCCTTGCTGCTCCATAAAAGAAATAAGGTGACTGCAGGTTAAGGTCCCATACCCTTTATGCATGTGGCG from Anaerolineales bacterium encodes the following:
- a CDS encoding GNAT family N-acetyltransferase, with amino-acid sequence MGVGSPSWIVRGWMAARQSEKVGRIMENIIHTIDISNVDRYGFFCYKSKRKSSGYRHKRDWLSSSMAEGLHIKMIYEESHSAGFVEYAPGEATWRVVNAPGYLVIHCMWVVGSGQGKGYGARLLDQLVSEAQNKGMYGVTVVSSASTWLAKKEFFLHHGFEVVDQAPPSFELLVKRFGQGALPSFPQDWESRLKRIPKGLVVYHSGQCPYLDMFVNSLENTATQMGIAIQTIELKTSREARALSPSAYGVFGVVYDGQLLSDRPMGGKTLREFLEKPND